The following are encoded in a window of Spea bombifrons isolate aSpeBom1 chromosome 2, aSpeBom1.2.pri, whole genome shotgun sequence genomic DNA:
- the SRRM1 gene encoding serine/arginine repetitive matrix protein 1 isoform X1, whose product MDAGFFRGTSAEQDNRFSNKQKKLLKQLKFAECLEKKVEMSKVNLEVIKPWITKRVTEILGFEDDVVIDFIFNQLEVKNPDSKMMQINLTGFLNGKNAREFMGELWPLLLSAQENIAGIPAAFLELKKEEIKQRQIEQEKLASLKKQDDDKDKRDKDDRDKKDRSRSPRRRKSRSSSPRRRSPARRERKRSPSRSPRHRTKSRSPSPVTEKREPELPEPESSIKVKEPSVQEATSTSDILKANKADPIPDTKETSPEPNIRKVKERERHRHKSRSRSKSKSRSPSHSRPRRRHRSRSRSYSPRRRPSPRHRPSPRRRSPPRRMPPPPRHKRSRSPVRRRRRSSASLSGSSSSSSSSRSPPPPKKQVKRISSSPPRKPRRSSPSASPPRRRYRQSPPPSPPPKRRSPSPQQSFRARKRSSLSPPRASATKHKTVDKKKTPSPPPKQRKRDLSESDDDDKGGRLGPADSVQQRRQYRRQNQQSSSDSGSSSSSEDERPKRASVKNGEVGRRRRHSASRSLSPRRRPKDPSPRRRRRSPSPPQTRRRRSPSPGPPPRRRRSPSPQRRRSPSPRRHSPSQRRYSPPIQRRYSPSPPPKRRPSSPLPQPPPKRRSSQSPPPSKHRLSHSPPPKQKGSPQGKRHSPSTSKHRKGSPPIRQVREARSPPPQAKRLSPSPRPRVARCSESPPVQRRGPSTSPVRRQESSSPSTRPIRRVSRTPELKKNKNTSPSPPPPRRVSSSRSVSGSPEPPPKKSTPPSPTRSRSRSGNWSPAPPPAKKAKSTTPSPSPAQTSDQEGGGKKKKKKKDKKHKKDKKHKKHKKHKKEKAAVAASPETGEQDVDTDVKKETESDGEDNLDDLEKHLREKALRSMRKAQVSPQS is encoded by the exons ATGGACGCGGGCTTCTTCCGC GGTACAAGTGCAGAGCAAGATAATCGATTCAGCAACAAACAGAAAAAGCTCCTGAAGCAACTCAAATTTGCAGAATGTCTGGAAAAGAAG GTTGAAATGAGCAAAGTAAACCTTGAGGTCATCAAGCCCTGGATAACAAAAAGGGTTACGGAAATACTAGGATTTGAAGATGATGTGGTCATTGACTTTATTTTCAATCAGCTGGAAGTCAAG AACCCAGACTCCAAAATGATGCAGATTAATCTGACTGGCTTTCTTAATGGTAAAAACGCTAGAGAATTCATGGGAGAGCTATGGCCTTTACTGCTGAGTGCCCAAGAAAATATTGCAGGGATCCCAGCAGCATTCTTGGagttaaagaaagaagaaataaagcaAAGACAG ATTGAACAAGAGAAGTTGGCATCTTTAAAAAAGCAAGATGACGATAAGGATAAAAGGGACAAAGATGACAGAGACAAAAAAGATCGCTCCAGAAGTCCACGGAG ACGCAAATCAAGGTCTTCCTCTCCACGAAGAAGGTCTCCAGCCcgtagagagagaaagagaagcccCTCTCGTTCACCCCGGCATAGGACAAAAAGTCGTAGTCCTTCTCCTGTTACTGAGAAGAGAGAACCAGAACTGCCAGAACCTGAGTCATCCATTAAAGTGAAGGAGCCTTCTGTTCAGGAGGCAACTTCGACTAG TGACATCCTGAAAGCTAACAAAGCAGACCCTATTCCAGACACAAAGGAGACATCTCCCGAACCAAATATTCGTAAGGTTAAAGAACGGGAGCGCCATCGCCACAAGTCTCGTTCACGGTCAAAATCAAAATCGCGTTCCCCATCTCATTCCAGACCTAGGAGGCGTCATAGGTCGCGATCACG ATCCTACAGCCCCAGAAGACGGCCAAGCCCTAGACATAGACCATCACCGAGGAGGAGAAGCCCACCACGTCGCATGCCACCTCCACCAAGGCACAAGAGAAGCAGAAGTCCAGTGAGGAG GAGAAGGCGTTCTTCTGCATCTCTGTCTGGTAGCAGCTCTTCATCATCTTCTTCCCGATCACCACCTCCACCTAAAAAGCAAGTGAAAAGAATATCTTCTAGTCCACCCCGCAAGCCTCGCCGCTCTTCACCATCTGCAAGCCCACCACGTAGGAGATACAGGCAGTCACCGCCTCCAAGCCCGCCACCAAAAAGACGATCACCATCACCGCAACAGTCGTTTAGAGCCAGAAAAAGGAGTTCATTGTCTCCTCCTAGAGCTTCAG caacaaaacataaaactgtGGACAAAAAGAAGACTCCTTCACCACCTCCAAAGCAACGCAAAAGGGATTTGTCAGAATCTG ATGATGATGATAAAGGGGGGAGATTGGGCCCTGCAGACTCCGTGCAGCAGCGGCGTCAGTACAGGAGACAGAACCAGCAATCTTCTTCAG ATTCTGGCTCTTCATCCTCGTCGGAAGATGAAAGGCCAAAAAGGGCATCAGTGAAAAATGGAGAAGTTGGTAGGCGGCGGAGACATTCAGCATCACGAAGCCTTTCACCACGTAGGAGGCCGAAGGATCCATCTCCCCG TCGTAGGCGAAGGAGTCCATCTCCACCTCAAACTAGAAGGCGTCGAAGTCCATCTCCAGGACCACCTCCAAGGAGGCGTCGTTCACCATCTCCTCAGAGACGGAG GTCTCCTTCTCCTCGTAGGCATTCTCCTTCCCAGAGGCGCTACTCTCCTCCAATCCAAAGAAGATACTCCCCTTCCCCTCCACCCAAGAGGAGACCCTCCTCTCCCCTTCCACAGCCACCTCCAAAACGCAGAAGTTCTCAATCCCCGCCACCATCGAAGCACAGATTATCGCACTCGCCACCTCCCAAACAGAAAGGATCTCCCCAAGGGAAGAGGCATTCCCCGTCAACTTCTAAACACCGAAAAGGCTCTCCCCCGATCAGGCAGGTCAGAGAAGCTCGCTCACCACCGCCACAAGCCAAACGACTCTCTCCCTCACCACGTCCTAGGGTTGCTCGGTGCTCTGAGAGTCCACCAGTACAAAGAAGGGGGCCATCAACATCTCCAGTCAGGAGACAGGAATCGTCTTCTCCATCTACCAGGCCAATCAGAAGGGTGTCCAGGACTCCAGaactgaagaaaaataaaaa cacATCTCCAAGTCCGCCACCTCCAAGAAGAGTCTCTTCCTCTAGGTCTGTATCTGGATCCCCTGAGCCACCTCCTAAGAAGTCGACACCTCCGTCACCAACAAGATCACGCTCTCGTTCAGGAAACTGGTCTCCTGCTCCTCCACCTGCAAAGAAGGCAAAGAGCACAACACCTAGCCCATCTCCCGCTCAG ACTTCAGATCAAGAAGGTGGgggtaagaagaagaagaagaagaaggataAGAAACATAAGAAGGACAAGAAGCATAAGAAGCACAAAAAACATAAGAAGGAAAAGGCTGCAGTAGCTGCTTCTCCTGAGACAGGTGAACAGGATGTGGACACTGATGTAAAGAAG GAGACTGAAAGCGATGGAGAAGACAATCTAGATGATTTGGAGAAGCATTTACGAGAGAAGGCACTGCGGTCCATGAGGAAAGCGCAGGTTTCCCCTCAATCCTAG
- the SRRM1 gene encoding serine/arginine repetitive matrix protein 1 isoform X4 produces MDAGFFRGTSAEQDNRFSNKQKKLLKQLKFAECLEKKVEMSKVNLEVIKPWITKRVTEILGFEDDVVIDFIFNQLEVKNPDSKMMQINLTGFLNGKNAREFMGELWPLLLSAQENIAGIPAAFLELKKEEIKQRQIEQEKLASLKKQDDDKDKRDKDDRDKKDRSRSPRRRKSRSSSPRRRSPARRERKRSPSRSPRHRTKSRSPSPVTEKREPELPEPESSIKVKEPSVQEATSTSDILKANKADPIPDTKETSPEPNIRKVKERERHRHKSRSRSKSKSRSPSHSRPRRRHRSRSRSYSPRRRPSPRHRPSPRRRSPPRRMPPPPRHKRSRSPVRRRRRSSASLSGSSSSSSSSRSPPPPKKQVKRISSSPPRKPRRSSPSASPPRRRYRQSPPPSPPPKRRSPSPQQSFRARKRSSLSPPRASATKHKTVDKKKTPSPPPKQRKRDLSESDDDDKGGRLGPADSVQQRRQYRRQNQQSSSDSGSSSSSEDERPKRASVKNGEVGRRRRHSASRSLSPRRRPKDPSPRRRRRSPSPPQTRRRRSPSPGPPPRRRRSPSPQRRRSPSPRRHSPSQRRYSPPIQRRYSPSPPPKRRPSSPLPQPPPKRRSSQSPPPSKHRLSHSPPPKQKGSPQGKRHSPSTSKHRKGSPPIRQVREARSPPPQAKRLSPSPRPRVARCSESPPVQRRGPSTSPVRRQESSSPSTRPIRRVSRTPELKKNKNTSPSPPPPRRVSSSRSVSGSPEPPPKKSTPPSPTRSRSRSGNWSPAPPPAKKAKSTTPSPSPAQTSDQEGGGKKKKKKKDKKHKKDKKHKKHKKHKKEKAAVAASPETV; encoded by the exons ATGGACGCGGGCTTCTTCCGC GGTACAAGTGCAGAGCAAGATAATCGATTCAGCAACAAACAGAAAAAGCTCCTGAAGCAACTCAAATTTGCAGAATGTCTGGAAAAGAAG GTTGAAATGAGCAAAGTAAACCTTGAGGTCATCAAGCCCTGGATAACAAAAAGGGTTACGGAAATACTAGGATTTGAAGATGATGTGGTCATTGACTTTATTTTCAATCAGCTGGAAGTCAAG AACCCAGACTCCAAAATGATGCAGATTAATCTGACTGGCTTTCTTAATGGTAAAAACGCTAGAGAATTCATGGGAGAGCTATGGCCTTTACTGCTGAGTGCCCAAGAAAATATTGCAGGGATCCCAGCAGCATTCTTGGagttaaagaaagaagaaataaagcaAAGACAG ATTGAACAAGAGAAGTTGGCATCTTTAAAAAAGCAAGATGACGATAAGGATAAAAGGGACAAAGATGACAGAGACAAAAAAGATCGCTCCAGAAGTCCACGGAG ACGCAAATCAAGGTCTTCCTCTCCACGAAGAAGGTCTCCAGCCcgtagagagagaaagagaagcccCTCTCGTTCACCCCGGCATAGGACAAAAAGTCGTAGTCCTTCTCCTGTTACTGAGAAGAGAGAACCAGAACTGCCAGAACCTGAGTCATCCATTAAAGTGAAGGAGCCTTCTGTTCAGGAGGCAACTTCGACTAG TGACATCCTGAAAGCTAACAAAGCAGACCCTATTCCAGACACAAAGGAGACATCTCCCGAACCAAATATTCGTAAGGTTAAAGAACGGGAGCGCCATCGCCACAAGTCTCGTTCACGGTCAAAATCAAAATCGCGTTCCCCATCTCATTCCAGACCTAGGAGGCGTCATAGGTCGCGATCACG ATCCTACAGCCCCAGAAGACGGCCAAGCCCTAGACATAGACCATCACCGAGGAGGAGAAGCCCACCACGTCGCATGCCACCTCCACCAAGGCACAAGAGAAGCAGAAGTCCAGTGAGGAG GAGAAGGCGTTCTTCTGCATCTCTGTCTGGTAGCAGCTCTTCATCATCTTCTTCCCGATCACCACCTCCACCTAAAAAGCAAGTGAAAAGAATATCTTCTAGTCCACCCCGCAAGCCTCGCCGCTCTTCACCATCTGCAAGCCCACCACGTAGGAGATACAGGCAGTCACCGCCTCCAAGCCCGCCACCAAAAAGACGATCACCATCACCGCAACAGTCGTTTAGAGCCAGAAAAAGGAGTTCATTGTCTCCTCCTAGAGCTTCAG caacaaaacataaaactgtGGACAAAAAGAAGACTCCTTCACCACCTCCAAAGCAACGCAAAAGGGATTTGTCAGAATCTG ATGATGATGATAAAGGGGGGAGATTGGGCCCTGCAGACTCCGTGCAGCAGCGGCGTCAGTACAGGAGACAGAACCAGCAATCTTCTTCAG ATTCTGGCTCTTCATCCTCGTCGGAAGATGAAAGGCCAAAAAGGGCATCAGTGAAAAATGGAGAAGTTGGTAGGCGGCGGAGACATTCAGCATCACGAAGCCTTTCACCACGTAGGAGGCCGAAGGATCCATCTCCCCG TCGTAGGCGAAGGAGTCCATCTCCACCTCAAACTAGAAGGCGTCGAAGTCCATCTCCAGGACCACCTCCAAGGAGGCGTCGTTCACCATCTCCTCAGAGACGGAG GTCTCCTTCTCCTCGTAGGCATTCTCCTTCCCAGAGGCGCTACTCTCCTCCAATCCAAAGAAGATACTCCCCTTCCCCTCCACCCAAGAGGAGACCCTCCTCTCCCCTTCCACAGCCACCTCCAAAACGCAGAAGTTCTCAATCCCCGCCACCATCGAAGCACAGATTATCGCACTCGCCACCTCCCAAACAGAAAGGATCTCCCCAAGGGAAGAGGCATTCCCCGTCAACTTCTAAACACCGAAAAGGCTCTCCCCCGATCAGGCAGGTCAGAGAAGCTCGCTCACCACCGCCACAAGCCAAACGACTCTCTCCCTCACCACGTCCTAGGGTTGCTCGGTGCTCTGAGAGTCCACCAGTACAAAGAAGGGGGCCATCAACATCTCCAGTCAGGAGACAGGAATCGTCTTCTCCATCTACCAGGCCAATCAGAAGGGTGTCCAGGACTCCAGaactgaagaaaaataaaaa cacATCTCCAAGTCCGCCACCTCCAAGAAGAGTCTCTTCCTCTAGGTCTGTATCTGGATCCCCTGAGCCACCTCCTAAGAAGTCGACACCTCCGTCACCAACAAGATCACGCTCTCGTTCAGGAAACTGGTCTCCTGCTCCTCCACCTGCAAAGAAGGCAAAGAGCACAACACCTAGCCCATCTCCCGCTCAG ACTTCAGATCAAGAAGGTGGgggtaagaagaagaagaagaagaaggataAGAAACATAAGAAGGACAAGAAGCATAAGAAGCACAAAAAACATAAGAAGGAAAAGGCTGCAGTAGCTGCTTCTCCTGAGACAG TGTAA
- the SRRM1 gene encoding serine/arginine repetitive matrix protein 1 isoform X3, giving the protein MDAGFFRGTSAEQDNRFSNKQKKLLKQLKFAECLEKKVEMSKVNLEVIKPWITKRVTEILGFEDDVVIDFIFNQLEVKNPDSKMMQINLTGFLNGKNAREFMGELWPLLLSAQENIAGIPAAFLELKKEEIKQRQIEQEKLASLKKQDDDKDKRDKDDRDKKDRSRSPRRRKSRSSSPRRRSPARRERKRSPSRSPRHRTKSRSPSPVTEKREPELPEPESSIKVKEPSVQEATSTSDILKANKADPIPDTKETSPEPNIRKVKERERHRHKSRSRSKSKSRSPSHSRPRRRHRSRSRSYSPRRRPSPRHRPSPRRRSPPRRMPPPPRHKRSRSPVRRRRRSSASLSGSSSSSSSSRSPPPPKKQVKRISSSPPRKPRRSSPSASPPRRRYRQSPPPSPPPKRRSPSPQQSFRARKRSSLSPPRASATKHKTVDKKKTPSPPPKQRKRDLSESDDDDKGGRLGPADSVQQRRQYRRQNQQSSSDSGSSSSSEDERPKRASVKNGEVGRRRRHSASRSLSPRRRPKDPSPRRRRRSPSPPQTRRRRSPSPGPPPRRRRSPSPQRRRSPSPRRHSPSQRRYSPPIQRRYSPSPPPKRRPSSPLPQPPPKRRSSQSPPPSKHRLSHSPPPKQKGSPQGKRHSPSTSKHRKGSPPIRQVREARSPPPQAKRLSPSPRPRVARCSESPPVQRRGPSTSPVRRQESSSPSTRPIRRVSRTPELKKNKNTSPSPPPPRRVSSSRSVSGSPEPPPKKSTPPSPTRSRSRSGNWSPAPPPAKKAKSTTPSPSPAQTSDQEGGGKKKKKKKDKKHKKDKKHKKHKKHKKEKAAVAASPETGD; this is encoded by the exons ATGGACGCGGGCTTCTTCCGC GGTACAAGTGCAGAGCAAGATAATCGATTCAGCAACAAACAGAAAAAGCTCCTGAAGCAACTCAAATTTGCAGAATGTCTGGAAAAGAAG GTTGAAATGAGCAAAGTAAACCTTGAGGTCATCAAGCCCTGGATAACAAAAAGGGTTACGGAAATACTAGGATTTGAAGATGATGTGGTCATTGACTTTATTTTCAATCAGCTGGAAGTCAAG AACCCAGACTCCAAAATGATGCAGATTAATCTGACTGGCTTTCTTAATGGTAAAAACGCTAGAGAATTCATGGGAGAGCTATGGCCTTTACTGCTGAGTGCCCAAGAAAATATTGCAGGGATCCCAGCAGCATTCTTGGagttaaagaaagaagaaataaagcaAAGACAG ATTGAACAAGAGAAGTTGGCATCTTTAAAAAAGCAAGATGACGATAAGGATAAAAGGGACAAAGATGACAGAGACAAAAAAGATCGCTCCAGAAGTCCACGGAG ACGCAAATCAAGGTCTTCCTCTCCACGAAGAAGGTCTCCAGCCcgtagagagagaaagagaagcccCTCTCGTTCACCCCGGCATAGGACAAAAAGTCGTAGTCCTTCTCCTGTTACTGAGAAGAGAGAACCAGAACTGCCAGAACCTGAGTCATCCATTAAAGTGAAGGAGCCTTCTGTTCAGGAGGCAACTTCGACTAG TGACATCCTGAAAGCTAACAAAGCAGACCCTATTCCAGACACAAAGGAGACATCTCCCGAACCAAATATTCGTAAGGTTAAAGAACGGGAGCGCCATCGCCACAAGTCTCGTTCACGGTCAAAATCAAAATCGCGTTCCCCATCTCATTCCAGACCTAGGAGGCGTCATAGGTCGCGATCACG ATCCTACAGCCCCAGAAGACGGCCAAGCCCTAGACATAGACCATCACCGAGGAGGAGAAGCCCACCACGTCGCATGCCACCTCCACCAAGGCACAAGAGAAGCAGAAGTCCAGTGAGGAG GAGAAGGCGTTCTTCTGCATCTCTGTCTGGTAGCAGCTCTTCATCATCTTCTTCCCGATCACCACCTCCACCTAAAAAGCAAGTGAAAAGAATATCTTCTAGTCCACCCCGCAAGCCTCGCCGCTCTTCACCATCTGCAAGCCCACCACGTAGGAGATACAGGCAGTCACCGCCTCCAAGCCCGCCACCAAAAAGACGATCACCATCACCGCAACAGTCGTTTAGAGCCAGAAAAAGGAGTTCATTGTCTCCTCCTAGAGCTTCAG caacaaaacataaaactgtGGACAAAAAGAAGACTCCTTCACCACCTCCAAAGCAACGCAAAAGGGATTTGTCAGAATCTG ATGATGATGATAAAGGGGGGAGATTGGGCCCTGCAGACTCCGTGCAGCAGCGGCGTCAGTACAGGAGACAGAACCAGCAATCTTCTTCAG ATTCTGGCTCTTCATCCTCGTCGGAAGATGAAAGGCCAAAAAGGGCATCAGTGAAAAATGGAGAAGTTGGTAGGCGGCGGAGACATTCAGCATCACGAAGCCTTTCACCACGTAGGAGGCCGAAGGATCCATCTCCCCG TCGTAGGCGAAGGAGTCCATCTCCACCTCAAACTAGAAGGCGTCGAAGTCCATCTCCAGGACCACCTCCAAGGAGGCGTCGTTCACCATCTCCTCAGAGACGGAG GTCTCCTTCTCCTCGTAGGCATTCTCCTTCCCAGAGGCGCTACTCTCCTCCAATCCAAAGAAGATACTCCCCTTCCCCTCCACCCAAGAGGAGACCCTCCTCTCCCCTTCCACAGCCACCTCCAAAACGCAGAAGTTCTCAATCCCCGCCACCATCGAAGCACAGATTATCGCACTCGCCACCTCCCAAACAGAAAGGATCTCCCCAAGGGAAGAGGCATTCCCCGTCAACTTCTAAACACCGAAAAGGCTCTCCCCCGATCAGGCAGGTCAGAGAAGCTCGCTCACCACCGCCACAAGCCAAACGACTCTCTCCCTCACCACGTCCTAGGGTTGCTCGGTGCTCTGAGAGTCCACCAGTACAAAGAAGGGGGCCATCAACATCTCCAGTCAGGAGACAGGAATCGTCTTCTCCATCTACCAGGCCAATCAGAAGGGTGTCCAGGACTCCAGaactgaagaaaaataaaaa cacATCTCCAAGTCCGCCACCTCCAAGAAGAGTCTCTTCCTCTAGGTCTGTATCTGGATCCCCTGAGCCACCTCCTAAGAAGTCGACACCTCCGTCACCAACAAGATCACGCTCTCGTTCAGGAAACTGGTCTCCTGCTCCTCCACCTGCAAAGAAGGCAAAGAGCACAACACCTAGCCCATCTCCCGCTCAG ACTTCAGATCAAGAAGGTGGgggtaagaagaagaagaagaagaaggataAGAAACATAAGAAGGACAAGAAGCATAAGAAGCACAAAAAACATAAGAAGGAAAAGGCTGCAGTAGCTGCTTCTCCTGAGACAG GAGACTGA
- the SRRM1 gene encoding serine/arginine repetitive matrix protein 1 isoform X2 yields the protein MDAGFFRGTSAEQDNRFSNKQKKLLKQLKFAECLEKKVEMSKVNLEVIKPWITKRVTEILGFEDDVVIDFIFNQLEVKNPDSKMMQINLTGFLNGKNAREFMGELWPLLLSAQENIAGIPAAFLELKKEEIKQRQIEQEKLASLKKQDDDKDKRDKDDRDKKDRSRSPRRRKSRSSSPRRRSPARRERKRSPSRSPRHRTKSRSPSPVTEKREPELPEPESSIKVKEPSVQEATSTSDILKANKADPIPDTKETSPEPNIRKVKERERHRHKSRSRSKSKSRSPSHSRPRRRHRSRSRSYSPRRRPSPRHRPSPRRRSPPRRMPPPPRHKRSRSPVRRRRRSSASLSGSSSSSSSSRSPPPPKKQVKRISSSPPRKPRRSSPSASPPRRRYRQSPPPSPPPKRRSPSPQQSFRARKRSSLSPPRASATKHKTVDKKKTPSPPPKQRKRDLSESDDDDKGGRLGPADSVQQRRQYRRQNQQSSSDSGSSSSSEDERPKRASVKNGEVGRRRRHSASRSLSPRRRPKDPSPRRRRRSPSPPQTRRRRSPSPGPPPRRRRSPSPQRRRSPSPRRHSPSQRRYSPPIQRRYSPSPPPKRRPSSPLPQPPPKRRSSQSPPPSKHRLSHSPPPKQKGSPQGKRHSPSTSKHRKGSPPIRQVREARSPPPQAKRLSPSPRPRVARCSESPPVQRRGPSTSPVRRQESSSPSTRPIRRVSRTPELKKNKNTSPSPPPPRRVSSSRSVSGSPEPPPKKSTPPSPTRSRSRSGNWSPAPPPAKKAKSTTPSPSPAQTSDQEGGGKKKKKKKDKKHKKDKKHKKHKKHKKEKAAVAASPETGEQDVDTDVKKCNKNSADAGRVPS from the exons ATGGACGCGGGCTTCTTCCGC GGTACAAGTGCAGAGCAAGATAATCGATTCAGCAACAAACAGAAAAAGCTCCTGAAGCAACTCAAATTTGCAGAATGTCTGGAAAAGAAG GTTGAAATGAGCAAAGTAAACCTTGAGGTCATCAAGCCCTGGATAACAAAAAGGGTTACGGAAATACTAGGATTTGAAGATGATGTGGTCATTGACTTTATTTTCAATCAGCTGGAAGTCAAG AACCCAGACTCCAAAATGATGCAGATTAATCTGACTGGCTTTCTTAATGGTAAAAACGCTAGAGAATTCATGGGAGAGCTATGGCCTTTACTGCTGAGTGCCCAAGAAAATATTGCAGGGATCCCAGCAGCATTCTTGGagttaaagaaagaagaaataaagcaAAGACAG ATTGAACAAGAGAAGTTGGCATCTTTAAAAAAGCAAGATGACGATAAGGATAAAAGGGACAAAGATGACAGAGACAAAAAAGATCGCTCCAGAAGTCCACGGAG ACGCAAATCAAGGTCTTCCTCTCCACGAAGAAGGTCTCCAGCCcgtagagagagaaagagaagcccCTCTCGTTCACCCCGGCATAGGACAAAAAGTCGTAGTCCTTCTCCTGTTACTGAGAAGAGAGAACCAGAACTGCCAGAACCTGAGTCATCCATTAAAGTGAAGGAGCCTTCTGTTCAGGAGGCAACTTCGACTAG TGACATCCTGAAAGCTAACAAAGCAGACCCTATTCCAGACACAAAGGAGACATCTCCCGAACCAAATATTCGTAAGGTTAAAGAACGGGAGCGCCATCGCCACAAGTCTCGTTCACGGTCAAAATCAAAATCGCGTTCCCCATCTCATTCCAGACCTAGGAGGCGTCATAGGTCGCGATCACG ATCCTACAGCCCCAGAAGACGGCCAAGCCCTAGACATAGACCATCACCGAGGAGGAGAAGCCCACCACGTCGCATGCCACCTCCACCAAGGCACAAGAGAAGCAGAAGTCCAGTGAGGAG GAGAAGGCGTTCTTCTGCATCTCTGTCTGGTAGCAGCTCTTCATCATCTTCTTCCCGATCACCACCTCCACCTAAAAAGCAAGTGAAAAGAATATCTTCTAGTCCACCCCGCAAGCCTCGCCGCTCTTCACCATCTGCAAGCCCACCACGTAGGAGATACAGGCAGTCACCGCCTCCAAGCCCGCCACCAAAAAGACGATCACCATCACCGCAACAGTCGTTTAGAGCCAGAAAAAGGAGTTCATTGTCTCCTCCTAGAGCTTCAG caacaaaacataaaactgtGGACAAAAAGAAGACTCCTTCACCACCTCCAAAGCAACGCAAAAGGGATTTGTCAGAATCTG ATGATGATGATAAAGGGGGGAGATTGGGCCCTGCAGACTCCGTGCAGCAGCGGCGTCAGTACAGGAGACAGAACCAGCAATCTTCTTCAG ATTCTGGCTCTTCATCCTCGTCGGAAGATGAAAGGCCAAAAAGGGCATCAGTGAAAAATGGAGAAGTTGGTAGGCGGCGGAGACATTCAGCATCACGAAGCCTTTCACCACGTAGGAGGCCGAAGGATCCATCTCCCCG TCGTAGGCGAAGGAGTCCATCTCCACCTCAAACTAGAAGGCGTCGAAGTCCATCTCCAGGACCACCTCCAAGGAGGCGTCGTTCACCATCTCCTCAGAGACGGAG GTCTCCTTCTCCTCGTAGGCATTCTCCTTCCCAGAGGCGCTACTCTCCTCCAATCCAAAGAAGATACTCCCCTTCCCCTCCACCCAAGAGGAGACCCTCCTCTCCCCTTCCACAGCCACCTCCAAAACGCAGAAGTTCTCAATCCCCGCCACCATCGAAGCACAGATTATCGCACTCGCCACCTCCCAAACAGAAAGGATCTCCCCAAGGGAAGAGGCATTCCCCGTCAACTTCTAAACACCGAAAAGGCTCTCCCCCGATCAGGCAGGTCAGAGAAGCTCGCTCACCACCGCCACAAGCCAAACGACTCTCTCCCTCACCACGTCCTAGGGTTGCTCGGTGCTCTGAGAGTCCACCAGTACAAAGAAGGGGGCCATCAACATCTCCAGTCAGGAGACAGGAATCGTCTTCTCCATCTACCAGGCCAATCAGAAGGGTGTCCAGGACTCCAGaactgaagaaaaataaaaa cacATCTCCAAGTCCGCCACCTCCAAGAAGAGTCTCTTCCTCTAGGTCTGTATCTGGATCCCCTGAGCCACCTCCTAAGAAGTCGACACCTCCGTCACCAACAAGATCACGCTCTCGTTCAGGAAACTGGTCTCCTGCTCCTCCACCTGCAAAGAAGGCAAAGAGCACAACACCTAGCCCATCTCCCGCTCAG ACTTCAGATCAAGAAGGTGGgggtaagaagaagaagaagaagaaggataAGAAACATAAGAAGGACAAGAAGCATAAGAAGCACAAAAAACATAAGAAGGAAAAGGCTGCAGTAGCTGCTTCTCCTGAGACAGGTGAACAGGATGTGGACACTGATGTAAAGAAG TGTAATAAAAATTCTGCTGATGCCGGGCGTGTACCATCCTAA